Genomic DNA from Pigmentiphaga litoralis:
GCCACTTCGGCTTGTTGCCGTTGCTGTCGTACTTGCCATTGGTGAACACATAGCCTGCGCCCAGCTGGGTGTTGGTCGTCACGAAGCTGGTGATCGACGCTTCATAGTTCGACAGCTTCAAGCCCGTGTTGTCGATGTACTTGAATTCGGTGTGCGTATACAGCAACGACACCTTGGTGCCCGCGGTCAGGGCGTACGAGCCGCCTGCACCGCTGGCGGTCTGGCGTGCCACGCCTGCACCCGACACCGGGCTGGTGATGAACGGCGAGAACGCACCGTAGTCCAGCGTGACGGCGCCGGCCGCGTTGGTCGCGCTGCTCGGACGACGGATGTCGTGCACGGCGGCGCTGACCGCCCAGGGGCCTTGCGCCCAGGTGGCGCCAGCACTGAAGCTGCGGTTGTCGCTGGGGGCGCCGGCGCGGTCCGACGAACCGTACACGGTCTTGAAACCCAGGCCGCCGAACTGACCCGAATACTGCACCGAGTTGTTGATACGGAAGGTCGGGAACAAGTTGTCGTTGTCACCGATGTGGGTGCCGGTGGCGGCGATCTGGATGGCCGACTCGTAGCCCTGCAAAGTCTGCGACATGGCATCAGCCTGGCGGCCGACCGTCACGGTACCCCAGGTCTTGTTCGACAGGCCGACGACGGCGGCGCGGCCGAACAGGCGGTTGCCCTGGGCCGACGTGCCGGTGTCTGGCGAAAAGCCGCTTTCCAG
This window encodes:
- a CDS encoding porin, whose translation is MKKLTLPLAVLAALSGNAAFAQSNVTLYGLISEGYVYTNNVGGKSMSELKGNLQQGSRWGIRGSEDLGNGNSAIFTLESGFSPDTGTSAQGNRLFGRAAVVGLSNKTWGTVTVGRQADAMSQTLQGYESAIQIAATGTHIGDNDNLFPTFRINNSVQYSGQFGGLGFKTVYGSSDRAGAPSDNRSFSAGATWAQGPWAVSAAVHDIRRPSSATNAAGAVTLDYGAFSPFITSPVSGAGVARQTASGAGGSYALTAGTKVSLLYTHTEFKYIDNTGLKLSNYEASITSFVTTNTQLGAGYVFTNGKYDSNGNKPKWHQLNLAADYFFSKRTDVYLVGLYQKAAGDAQYAQLFTTGPSDSKSQAQLIAGIRHKF